tccttatcaatgctacgcaaatagaccctaacagtcttactccactccaggtaattcgaaccattaagtttgtgttcaatgatcttagtcatcaccggaatcacatcagaaataacattcttattgtctgtcatttgttgagacaaagaaaactaatcgaaacgctaatccaaagtgcttatagcagcaaaataacccaaaatcacaaatcaagcaaataccgaaataggatctgggagccaaacctcagaagtcctttaatggtgtattggATCAGGCAAcaacacacagtggtggaatgagggggttgaggcgactccggcgatgttgatcggggtcGAAATGGCTAGTCGACGGCCAAGGTTTCTCCTGAGctaggtggtgagaacaaatagtcaccctagatagatgacctgctctgataccatatagaaagagatgattctccttaatttcaattaatctgtacatggatatatatatatatacaattgattcctataattgtgttttactaattaggaagaaatcgtAAATaataaatcctaaataggaagacagaatacaaaatatacagagaaataatatactgattgactttccataacaaaatCCAAAATATGTATATCATAGACAAAAATGTTGAACAACACTTGATTGAACCTCAGACTACTTGAAACACTCAGGTGAAATTAACCTCTTTGTCAATAGACCAAAAAGTTCACTTAGTTTGAAGAAATCTTCGAGTTTTATATCATTTTAAGGATCAACATTTTGTTTCCATTTGGTTCCTTCAATACTGCAGGAAAATGAGAAAATGATTTGATTTCTAAACCTTGCAAAGTAGCAAAGTATCAATAAGTATATATACATAGTAAAGTCCTCGTGTAAGCACATACTgggttctttttttctttttttcttataaGGAAAGTTAATGGAAAAATCCAATATATACAACACAAAAGACTGgaacttccaatctcttccattGTCTTTTACTGGAAGTTTTGCCTATTCTAACAACCCAGATTGAGAATACATAGCACAATTGATATCAGCTACTTTCTGCAAAATTCCAACAATAGAGATTAATCATCTTATTAAATGGAGATGATCATGGCCCCTATAATTCAATAAATAACTCATCACTTTGATCACAAACCAAACAGTAAGAGATCCAAAACAAAGTTAGCCACCAACAATGATTCAACTGAACTGACATTACAGTTCcatcctcaaaaaaaaaaaaaaaatctaacattTCCCTTAAAAATCAAAGCAAAGGGTGTCTGAAAACCCTTTAACCTAAGTGAGTAGATAATCGCGAAGACCTCTTAGTCAAAATGACACAAAAATCACCAGTATCACCTTCAAAAAATACAGACCAAAACGGCAGCTCTTTTGGGCCTAAACTTTCAGGTTATTTAGGAATTGGGGTTGCAGATTCCTGAAAACACAGCTGGGAGACAACTTCCCCTACAGTttcttcaatggctagctcttcaATTTCGTCTGGTGATGGGGATGGTGGCTTAATGACAATTAATCCTACTGTGTTTGCAAGAACACTAGGTTGTTGGTGGATTATATAACATTTATAGAAGGTCTACTGTTGCCTACAAGACTGTTTCGTTTAAATTTTTTTCAGAAAATAATTTACTTTGAATAAAATTTAAAGTTTCCTAATTAAATTATCCCAATAAAAAAAACCTTAATGACTAAAAAGTCATTGGTTGATTTTAAATCATTGTTGTAAGAACCGTATCAGACCAATTAATCGGATCATTTTAATAGAAAATTAGATTAATAATCGGTTTGATTCAAATAtaaaactttttattttaaaaaattagaatcAAACCGTGTGAACCATCCGAGTATCCAGTAAATTGGTCAAGCTGATATAGTTTAAAtagttcaattaaaaaaaaaaacaagagcaCTGGAGTTTCACGAGAATAGAAACCGATCTGTTAACACGAACAGCGCGTGTGactaattaattatatcaatAATTTGCATTAGAGTGGAaacttaaattattatattttttatattttatatatttttttaaaatcatatGAGGATATAAAATTCTGTTTATTCATTttgttataaaattataatacatcaaaatttattttttttattgatataaacaaatttattattataaatttttattttaagtatttttataaaatactactatttcaatctaaaatttatttaaaaaatttaataagtccTATCTCTCTCTAAGTACTGTTTGTGTTCTaacttcagaaaaaaaaaaaaaaaaaaaactctcaatTTGATGGGCCGTATTTGAAAACCTTATTTCAAACGGAAGGGGCTGATGTCCTAACAACAATAATGAGGGTCCAGATGTGGGAAAGCCAGCAAGGATTCATTGGGTCAGGACCAATTTTGTAACTTTCTAGAGTTGAAAAGCTCAAACTTTCTCAGTCAAAAAATGGAAAAGCTCAAACTTTGGTGGGTAAGGACCATGGAAGGTGGCCTATATCTTTAAAGTCTCGCAAAAAGATAAAGGTGCAAACGCAATCATAAATGCTATGAACCGATTGACAGCCAAAATCAACCATACTTTCCCGTTCTCACCACAGCTTCATAATTAGAAATGAAAGAACTCTCTCTCTATCATCTCATGGTTGTTGCTAAGGATTAATGGTAATGAAACATTCAATGATTCACCACAACAACAGTTGGATTCTTTTCATAACTTAGGAGAAGTTCATCTTTTGACGTTGGTTCTCACTCTTGATTAGGATAATACTGTTAACAGAGAATTTTGACACCAAATGAGAATAAAGAACCAAAAAAACAGGACTAGAAAATCAACCTGAAGAGGCTTCTTGTGAAAACAGCAACGTATAACAGTAACACCCTCCCAAAATACACCATCATTTCACTCCAACAATGCCGTCTGCATATTTATATTACAGATGCAAatgatttttcaaaaaaaaaaaaaaagacagagTAAGGAGCATTATAACATTGGCCTAGAATGTTCTACTGTTCCGCACTGCATGGTGAAGTATATCACAATCACACCACTCATGTTGTATACACAATCTAAAAAGAACGTATACATAAAAGAATCTTCCCTTCCTTACCAAACAACTGACTGAAGATTAAGCTTTCAACTTTATGTACTGGACAGGGACTAAGATACTAACTGCTGCCCTCTAGATTTCGCTTCTTCAGTTTTAATGCTTTTTTCATGTGTAGCTCCTTTTTCAGCAGATGGATATGACAATCTACGGGGCTTTGGATTTCCCTTTCCATTGGACAAAGAAGGTTTAGATGAAACTGGGGTTTTTGCAGTTGGTGAATTGGTGTTTTTACCAGCTTTGTTTGTCTGTTTGCTTTGCACTTTCTTTGGACTGATGGTATGAGCAGGGATTCGGATTTCCCATGGACGAGCAGCAATCCAGCGTTCCCTCCAGCTCCAACCCCAATTTGCTTTGCCAAGTGCATAATTAACCAGCCCAAGGTTCTGGCTTGTGCTGGCCCTCCACTGCAATTCATgggatttttcattttattttttgctTTTCAATTCCAGTGAGCTGAGGTCATGCAGATAATACTTATAGAATTAAATGATGAGGGGAAAAAAGTTACCTGATGAGAAAAGGCATATGCCATTGCTCGCTCTCGCTTAACAGCTGCTTCTTCCCTCTGATGTATTCTTGCAAGAATTTCTTCCCTTGTGTCGGAGCCACCACACCATTCTACCTGTAATCCATTGGAATAACTACGTAAAAGAACCACCACCAGTAAATGGGGATTCCTCAGCATCCAATTTCTAATGCAAAGAGAAATAAGCAAATatattctttctttcttttttactttttttgATTTTATGAACAAAATGTCCATACTTTTTGCCATCTAAAAGTTACAACATTATAGACATATAAACAATGGTACAGCTGCTATGCCAGAGAAAGGGAGCTCTAAGAGGACCGAAAGTTTTCTGGATGTAGTTCCAGGCAAACAAACAAGAGACACTAATCTCCCATTACCATCTAGGACCACATGACTGACTTAAACATCTGCTCCAGATTCTTCAACTTTAAATCAATATAAATATTAAGATTTATTCTAACCTCAAGATCATGAAGCTTTGCCTCAAGTTTAAGTTGATTTTGTAATTTCTTCTGTCTCAACCGGCCTTCCATTACCATACTTTGTCGGTGAGCTCTAATTTGGGCCTGTATTTTGCTCCATGTATAAACACAGTTCAATGTAGTTGTAGCTTGCTTTTTAACAGAATCCTTTTGGGTCAGGATCTGTAATCTCATAGCTCCTTTCAAAAGGCGTAAAGTTTTTCTGGCCTGCATTATGAGGAGACAAGTTAACCAGTATCATGCATACAAGTGTTTGTGGCGTGAGTGACTCTGTGAACAGATGCATAACCTTTTGCGGATGCATGTGCATGcacacaagagagagagagagagagagagagagagagaga
The sequence above is a segment of the Hevea brasiliensis isolate MT/VB/25A 57/8 chromosome 11, ASM3005281v1, whole genome shotgun sequence genome. Coding sequences within it:
- the LOC110671142 gene encoding protein IQ-DOMAIN 9: MGSGDWFKKIISLKKVKQDGSKPVKGSSDTAKSRGFKWKNRPCKGSAGSAGSAGSAGGNPRVLDVPFEDLAAIRIQTAFRAYMARKTLRLLKGAMRLQILTQKDSVKKQATTTLNCVYTWSKIQAQIRAHRQSMVMEGRLRQKKLQNQLKLEAKLHDLEVEWCGGSDTREEILARIHQREEAAVKRERAMAYAFSHQWRASTSQNLGLVNYALGKANWGWSWRERWIAARPWEIRIPAHTISPKKVQSKQTNKAGKNTNSPTAKTPVSSKPSLSNGKGNPKPRRLSYPSAEKGATHEKSIKTEEAKSRGQQLVS